Part of the Devosia sp. SL43 genome, CGCCATTAGGTTCGCGCGCATGAGCGCCCCCCAATTTGTCTACAAGATCGCTACAGAATTCGTGTTCGGCCCAGCCCGTGGCCAGCCGGCTTTTGCCGGCATGCCTATCGATGCCAAGGATGGCTACATCCATTTCTCCTCGGCCGAGCAACTGGGTGAAACCCTACGACTCCATTTCGCCGGGCAAAGCGGACTGGTCTTGCTGGCGGTACAAAGTGCAGAGCTTGGAGACAGCCTGGTTTGGGAGGCCTCGCGTGGCGGGGCGCTGTTCCCCCATCTCTATGGTGGGCCTCTGCCGACATCTGCCATCGCCTGGGAGGCGCCCATCAGCGTCGCCGCCGATGGCTCCTGCGATCTGCCGGAGGCAGTG contains:
- a CDS encoding DUF952 domain-containing protein, whose product is MSAPQFVYKIATEFVFGPARGQPAFAGMPIDAKDGYIHFSSAEQLGETLRLHFAGQSGLVLLAVQSAELGDSLVWEASRGGALFPHLYGGPLPTSAIAWEAPISVAADGSCDLPEAVR